The following proteins are co-located in the Choristoneura fumiferana chromosome 23, NRCan_CFum_1, whole genome shotgun sequence genome:
- the LOC141441230 gene encoding polypeptide N-acetylgalactosaminyltransferase 3-like encodes MAVKETNSYHKNGPTEDFLYLLCRSRKKKIISLVLIMVFLQNMMFYVSLELHNTMKKNREGYKNWLVNRQTITDKSGMRVIVGHYVGGLGKGNLSEEVINSNKYAPVPGVGEGGQPVQLAQSEIIPARELFSLHFYNIFAGDKISINRSLPDMRGDACKSVKFNLDNLPTATVIIVFHNEAWSTLMRTVMSVIMRSPEKLLNQVILVDDASDRRYLGRELEDAVAKLDKVEILRSKERKGLVAARLMGARRAAGDVLLFLDAHCEATQGWLEPLLNRAGSDDVFICPQIDLIDGETLAYIKSSDGNYGAFSWDLQFRWYMLSDDVINQRAQNPSKPYPIPAMAGGLFAVRKSLFWRLGGYDEGMRVWGAENLEMSWRAWQCGARVEVTPCSRVGHIFRKDTPYKYPGGVGNVLSANVARAASVWLDEWADFFFKFNPSSAALRDQQTVYSRAELRKNLKCKSFKWYLDNVWPQHFFPTDDRWFGKIRSDKGSCLSTMSPVTQENWRLPMPATGIDCSTYENYINVMVVFTPEGKIMTNENMCLEENNARVVWKHCKDSPRQIWEQKGPRLKTKDDLCLTIMPAGKYGGTNDNITAKRCRDTAEQIWHFVRVPWR; translated from the exons atgGCAGTTAAAGaaactaacagctaccataagaatgg acctACAGAA GACTTTTTGTATTTGCTATGCAGAAGCcgaaagaagaaaataatttctttaGTACTAATTATGGTTTTCTTACAAAATATGATGTTTTATGTGAGTCTGGAGCTACATAACACTATGAAGAAAAACCGTGAAGgatataaaaa TTGGCTAGTTAACAGACAAACAATAACGGATAAGAGTGGCATGAGAGTCATTGTGGGACACTATGTTGGAGGCCTGGGCAAGGGCAACTTATCTGaag AAGTAATAAACAGCAACAAGTATGCTCCAGTGCCCGGTGTCGGGGAAGGCGGACAGCCTGTACAGCTAGCGCAGAGCGAAATCATCCCGGCCCGGGAGTTGTTCTCCTTGCACTTTTACAATATATTTGCTGGCGATAAAATTTCCATTAACAGAAGCCTACCTGACATGAGAGGTGACGC ATGTAAAAGCGTGAAATTTAACCTGGATAACCTGCCTACAGCGACCGTTATCATTGTGTTCCATAATGAAGCGTGGTCTACGCTGATGCGAACAGTCATGTCAGTTATTATGAGATCTCCTGAGAAGTTGTTGAATCAG GTAATTTTAGTAGATGATGCAAGTGACAGGAGGTACCTTGGGCGCGAGTTAGAGGACGCAGTTGCTAAGCTGGACAAAGTGGAGATTCTTCGCAGCAAAGAGCGAAAGGGGCTAGTAGCGGCGAGACTGATGGGAGCCAGGAGAGCAGCCGGAGACGTGCTGCTCTTTTTAGATGCTCATTGTGAG gCGACCCAAGGTTGGCTGGAGCCTTTACTAAATAGGGCTGGTAGCGACGACGTATTCATATGTCCTCAAATTGATCTGATCGACGGGGAGACGCTGGCGTACATAAAGAGTAGCGACGGGAATTATGGGGCTTTCAGCTGGGACCTCCAATTCCGCTGGTATATGCTGAGTGACGACGTCATTAATCAGAGGGCCCAGAATCCCTCCAAACCGTATCCAATACCAGCCATGGCTGGAGGCCTATTCGCCGTAAGGAAAAGTCTCTTTTGGCGTCTAGGAGGTTACGACGAGGGTATGAGAGTGTGGGGAGCTGAAAATTTAGAAATGTCCTGGCGAGCGTGGCAGTGCGGCGCTCGGGTAGAGGTTACGCCATGCTCCAGAGTGGGGCACATATTCAGAAAAGACACTCCTTACAAATATCCCGGCGGGGTCGGAAATGTTTTAAGTGCTAATGTAGCACGAGCGGCTTCCGTGTGGTTGGACGAGTGGGCAGATTTCTTTTTCAAATTCAATCCATCGAGCGCGGCCCTACGCGACCAGCAAACTGTGTATTCCAGGGCAGAGTtgcggaaaaatttgaaatgcaAAAGTTTCAAATGGTATTTGGATAACGTGTGGCCACAGCATTTTTTTCCGACGGATGACAGGTGGTTCGGTAAGATTCGTAGTGACAAGGGCAGTTGTTTATCAACAATGAGTCCAGTGACCCAGGAAAATTGGAGGCTCCCAATGCCAGCTACGGGCATCGACTGCAGCACATATGAGAATTATATAAATGTAATGGTTGTTTTTACGCCTGAAggtaaaattatgacaaatgagAACATGTGCTTAGAGGAGAATAACGCTAGAGTCGTGTGGAAACACTGCAAAGACTCGCCCAGACAAATTTGGGAGCAGAAGGGGCctagattaaaaacaaaagacgatcTTTGCTTGACGATTATGCCTGCAGGAAAATATGGTGGGACCAATGACAACATCACGGCCAAGAGATGTCGCGATACGGCTGAACAAATATGGCATTTCGTACGTGTGCCTTGGCGGTAG